From one Catellatospora sp. IY07-71 genomic stretch:
- a CDS encoding LysR family transcriptional regulator, with product MLDLGRLRAIDALARHGTVHAAAAALHCTPSAVSQQLAKLEREAGTVLCHKDGRGLRLSDAGRLLAEHAALVLAAADTAAAALDAYRGEVAGEVTVACFATACRGLLPPALSALATAYPRLRPRVIETNPYEALRDLDRGRVDVAVIDDWREVRLHLPAGVSSTVLGEDTADLVVPADHPLATAGPGPLDRAAQERWIASPEGTICHDWLVRALPGLRPAYLVGEFETQQALVAAGLGVALLPRLARLTTAPGTVVVPVDPVPTRRVSVTWRTPNYTRPAVKAVITAITQAWSTRTTARTGQDPFDLARSVALLS from the coding sequence ATGCTCGACCTCGGACGCCTGCGCGCCATCGACGCCCTGGCCCGGCACGGCACCGTGCACGCCGCGGCGGCGGCCCTGCACTGCACCCCGTCAGCCGTATCGCAGCAGCTCGCAAAGCTGGAACGGGAGGCCGGCACGGTGCTCTGCCACAAGGACGGGCGCGGGCTGCGCCTGTCCGACGCCGGGCGGCTGCTGGCCGAGCACGCCGCGCTGGTGCTCGCCGCCGCCGACACCGCTGCCGCCGCGCTCGACGCCTACCGGGGCGAGGTGGCCGGCGAGGTCACCGTGGCCTGCTTCGCCACCGCCTGCCGCGGCCTGCTCCCGCCCGCCCTGTCCGCGCTGGCCACGGCATACCCCCGGCTGCGCCCCCGGGTCATCGAGACCAACCCATACGAGGCGCTGCGCGACCTCGACCGCGGCCGCGTCGACGTCGCCGTCATCGACGACTGGCGCGAGGTCCGCCTGCACCTGCCGGCCGGGGTCTCCTCCACGGTCCTCGGCGAGGACACCGCCGACCTGGTCGTACCCGCCGACCACCCGCTGGCCACGGCAGGCCCCGGCCCGCTGGACCGCGCGGCGCAGGAACGCTGGATCGCCTCGCCCGAGGGCACCATCTGCCACGACTGGCTGGTCCGCGCCCTGCCCGGCCTGCGCCCGGCCTACCTGGTCGGCGAGTTCGAAACCCAGCAGGCCCTGGTCGCGGCAGGCCTCGGCGTCGCCCTGCTCCCCCGCCTGGCCCGCCTCACCACGGCCCCCGGCACCGTCGTCGTCCCCGTCGACCCCGTCCCGACCCGCCGCGTCAGCGTCACCTGGCGCACCCCCAACTACACCCGCCCCGCCGTCAAAGCCGTCATCACCGCCATAACCCAGGCCTGGTCCACCCGCACCACCGCCCGCACGGGTCAAGATCCATTTGATCTTGCGCGAAGTGTTGCCCTTTTGTCCTGA